GGACGAAGGCCCGCAGCGGAGTCTGACGCAGTTTCCAACAGCGCGGCCCCGGCAAATGCCGGGGCCGCGCTGTTGCGTGGGCTCCTCACAGCAACAACCTGGACCGGCGGCCGATCGGCACCCGCAGCACGACGTCGGTGCCGCCGTGTGGCGCCTTGCGCATGCCCAGCGTGCCGTCCAGCTCCGCGGCCACCAGCGTGCGGACGATCTGTAGACCCAGGCTGTCGGATTTTTCCAGGCTGAACCCTTCGGGCAGGCCCCGGCCGTCGTCGTGCACCACGACGTCCAGCCAGCGCGCCGAACGTTCGGCGCTTATCGTCACCGCCCCCTCCTGGACGGCGGGATCAAACGCGTGCTCGATCGCGTTCTGCACCAGCTCGGTGATCACCATGATCAGCGCCGTGGCGCGATCGGAGTCCAGTACGCCCAGATCGCCGACCCGGTTGATGCGGATCGGACGGTCTACCGAGGCCACGTCGTTCATGATTGGCAGGATCCGGTCGATGACCTCGTCGAGGTTCACCTGCTCGTCCACCGACATCGACAGCGCGTCGTGGACCAGCGCGATCGACGACACCCGGCGTACCGATTCGATCAGCGCCTCGCGGCCTTCGGCGTTGGCCGTGCGGCGGGCCTGCAGTCGCAGCAACGCGGCCACGGTCTGCAGATTGTTCTTCACCCGGTGGTGGATCTCCCGGATGGTGGCGTCCTTGGAGATCAGCGCCCGGTCCCGCCGCTTCACCTCGGTCACGTCGCGAATCAACACGGCGGCACCCTTGCTGGCACCGTGTACCACCAAGGGCAGGGTGCGCAGCAGCACGGTGGCGCCGCCGGCGTCGACCTCCATGCGCATGCTCTTGCCACCGGCCAGCAAATCTTGCACATGCTCGGCCATCTCTTGTGCCTCGAACGAATCCGAGATCAACGGTCGGGTGATCCGGATCAAGTTGTGGCCCTCGAGCTCGCTGGTCAATCCCATCCGGTGATACGCCGACAGCGCATTGGGACTGGCGTAGGCGACCACGCCGTCCACGTCGAGCCGGATGAACCCGTCACCCACGCGCGGCGTGGATCGCGACATCGCGACATCTCGCACATCGGGAAAAGTGCCTTCGGAGAGCATGTTGACCAAATCGGCGGCACATTCGCGGTAGGCGGTCTCCAGGTGCCCGGAGTTTTCCTGGGCCGTCAGCGCAGTTTGGTGCTGAGTGAGCGCGGCGACCACCCGGTCCGCGTAGCGCACCGGGGATGCCGCGACGTGCGGCCCGGGCAGTTGCCACGAATCGTGTTGGGCCGCAGCGGTTTCCCGATGCGCGACGCCTGAGGAGAAGGTCTCGGCGACCAGCGGTAGCCGCTCGGCCGGCACGACGCTGCCCACCGAATCGGCCTGCAAGACGGTCGGCGCGGTGTTCGGCCGGCATTGCGCCACGCACACCAGCACACCGTCGTCGCGGCGTACCCACATCAGGTAGTCGGCGAACGACAAATCGGCCAGCAGCTGCCACTCCCCGACCACGGCGTGCAGGTGATCGACCGCATTGCCGGGCAACATCGTGTGCTCGGCCAGCAGATCACCGAGAGTGGACATCAACTACTCCCGCGTCGTCGAACGGCGGTAGGTGTGAGCTGACCAGCGTTAGCTGATCACGGCGATGAGGTCGC
This Mycobacterium simiae DNA region includes the following protein-coding sequences:
- a CDS encoding sensor histidine kinase, with amino-acid sequence MSTLGDLLAEHTMLPGNAVDHLHAVVGEWQLLADLSFADYLMWVRRDDGVLVCVAQCRPNTAPTVLQADSVGSVVPAERLPLVAETFSSGVAHRETAAAQHDSWQLPGPHVAASPVRYADRVVAALTQHQTALTAQENSGHLETAYRECAADLVNMLSEGTFPDVRDVAMSRSTPRVGDGFIRLDVDGVVAYASPNALSAYHRMGLTSELEGHNLIRITRPLISDSFEAQEMAEHVQDLLAGGKSMRMEVDAGGATVLLRTLPLVVHGASKGAAVLIRDVTEVKRRDRALISKDATIREIHHRVKNNLQTVAALLRLQARRTANAEGREALIESVRRVSSIALVHDALSMSVDEQVNLDEVIDRILPIMNDVASVDRPIRINRVGDLGVLDSDRATALIMVITELVQNAIEHAFDPAVQEGAVTISAERSARWLDVVVHDDGRGLPEGFSLEKSDSLGLQIVRTLVAAELDGTLGMRKAPHGGTDVVLRVPIGRRSRLLL